In Passer domesticus isolate bPasDom1 chromosome 12, bPasDom1.hap1, whole genome shotgun sequence, the following proteins share a genomic window:
- the PDCD5 gene encoding programmed cell death protein 5, translated as MADEELEALRQRRLGEIRAEHGDPSADPSQQEAKQREAEIRNTILAQVLDQAARARLSNLALVKPDKAKAVENYLIQMARFGQLAGKVSEQGLIEILEKVSQQTEKKTTVKFNRRKVLDSDEEDDY; from the exons ATGGCGGACGAGGAGCTGGAGGCGCTGCGGCAGCGGCGGCTGGGCGAGATCCGGGCCGAGCACGGG GATCCTTCCGCTGACCCGTCGCAACAGGAAGCAAAGCAGAG GGAAGCAGAGATAAGAAATACTATTTTAGCTCAAGTTCTTGATCAAGCAGCTCGTGCAAGAT TAAGCAATTTAGCACTTGTGAAACCAGACAAAGCAAAAGCAGTAGAGAATTATCTTATACAGATGGCAAGATTTGGACAGCTAGCTGGAAAG GTATCAGAACAAGGTTTGATAGAAATCCTTGAAAAAGTGAGTcagcaaacagaaaagaaaacaacagtgAAG TTCAACAGAAGGAAAGTGTTGGATTCTGATGAAGAGGATGACTACTAA